The genomic region TTTCAGTTCAGACTCCACAAATTGTTTAATCTCAGTAAGTGGTTTCTGATTTGGCAAGCGTAAAGCAGAGGACTTAAGAGAATATGTAATTCTTTCCAAATTCTTATGCGACCGGTTCAGCTTCTGTAAAAAAGAAAGCGTCTTTGTAAGGTTATCACGTGCTTTTGCCAGCATCTTTATGCTGAAGGAGACATCCGGCTTCGGAAGCATATAACCAGCAAATTGTTCTCCTTCAGAATATGCACGGATGGCCTTATCAAGAAGCTTGCATTCCTTCGCCTCTGCGCACTCCTGAAGGAGCGATGCTTCAGAAATGCTTTCAGGCTTTTTTCTGAACCAGTTAAGGAGGCCCATAAGGAGATCATATACCAATGCTAATAAAAAGGTTTTGGATGACGCAGACGCAATTGAAAAGTTATGCAGCGCCATCTTGTGAGCCATAGTATGCTGGAAGTATCACACCGACAAGAGGGTCGGCTCCTACGGAGAATGTCGGTTATCCGCCTTCTGGTGCATGGCGAACCTGGCGCTGCCGAGCGAAGCGAGCAGCTTTTCAATTGCGCCCGATGACGCAGCAAACCTTATAAACCATCTATAACCTCCCTGAATGCATGGAAGCAGTCATCATCAATTACCGCTCAAATCGCCACAGCCAGACTTGCCATCACATCATTGCTGAAACCAGGGGAATCAGCAAAAGGGATGACGCTGCAAAGCTTGTCGGCAAAGAGGTCAGCTGGAAGTCGCCTGCTGGAAAAGAGATAAAAGGGAAGGTTGCCTCTGCGCATGGCAATAAAGGCGCCTTAAGGATCATCTTTGAGAGAGGCCTTCCAGGCCAGGCATTGGGCGGCAAGATTGAGATAAAGGCCTAAAGCCCTTTCCTAAACGCCCCTTCTGTTTCTCGGGTGATCAGGAATCTCTTGAAGATCAGGATGAAGCCTGCCAAAGCGCTTCCAATGGAGATGATGTAGGTAAAAGGCATTCTAAAAGGCTCCAGGTCAAAAAAGGAGAGGAGGTTCAGCTGGTCAAGAAAGATGATTGCTCCTGCAAATAAAAAAAGAAATCCGACCAGGATCCTTATGCTGAATCCTTTCTTGGCCATTTAATAAACTCCTTTGAATGCTCCTCCTAAAAGCAGCAACCCTCCCAATGCAAGCACAGCATCCACAGCAATCTGAATTCCGCCAGGCAAGGTAAACCCAATGACACGATAGTGGTTGAGTAAGGGGATAATCCCTAAGGCAATCAAGACAATACCTACAACAAGGCTGATGCGCATCAATCCTTTATTGATTAAGGCTTCCCTGCTTGCATCAACAAGCAGCCAGATCCCTCCAACAACAAAGACTATCCAAAGAGCCAGCTCAGGAAGAGCAGGCAGCGTAAAGGATATTAGATTCAATGTGTTAAGCAACGGAAGACCTCCTTGCACAAGAAGGATTAGTCCTAAAATGAAGCTTATCGTTTTTCTCGCAGTTAGCATTGGCATCACCTGATGGTTGATACTGTCTTTTTGGCTTACTCGTATATAAATGTTGTGGAGATTTTTGAGTACTGGCAAATGGAAAGGTTTATATAAAAGAAAAAACGAGAGGGGATATCAAAATCCAAGAGGTGCAAGGATGAGAAAAAAACTGCCTTTTCTTTTTACGTTCCTGTTTCTGGTTTCTATCGCAACAGTCAGTGCACAACTGAACATAGGTGAATTATTGGAGAATACTGGCTTGGATGCGTTCTTTGTAGAAGTGATTAGCCCAGATGGGAGGATAGCTGAACCCTACGGTGTGCTCTATTTACGAATCATCCTCTTCATCATCGTGTTTGCATTGTTCTATGGAGTATCCAATCTTGTTTTAGCGAATATTGAGAAACGCCCGCGTATATTTGTTGCTCTCGGCCTTGGCTTGCTTTCTGTTGTGGCAATTCCTGTAACAATGTTACAAACACTGGTCTCTGGCTACGCTGTTGGGCTTTTTGTGACACTCACCTTAGTCCTTATCCTGGGCGCGGTGTACATCGGGCATAAAATAGGGGAGAGCCAGGGAGGAAGATTCGCAAAAGGGGTGCTATTTTTATTCGCAGGCTATTTTGTGCAGGGGATGTTAGTAGGCGGCCTCGCAAACCTTGGGGGGGTGATACCTGCCCCTACAGGAGGGATTGGCTTAAATGAGATAAGCAGCATCCTCACTCTGGTGAGTGTTATTATGGTGTTTATGGGATTCTGGTATATATTTACATCCTTCAGTAGGAGGGTTGCAGAAGAAGGCGGAGTTGGAGGGTTGGAAGGTGTTGGAGAACGCCTTTCCAATGTGAGGGGAGGAATAAACAGCTTCAAAAAGGGATATAAGGACTTTGTAGGAAGGACCGCACTCGAAGAAAGAGCAACAAAGAAGATCGAGGATATCGAGAAAGAGGTAGGTGACGAAAACGACCAGATAATAGCCGCATTAGGAAGTTTGCTTCAGGCTCTGTCGAGCAGACAAATCTCAAAAAAAGTTCCGGAAATCAAAAAGATACTCAACACGATAAAGAAAATCGAAACACAGGAAACCTCACATCTGAAGGAACTTTGGAAAACCGCAAAAACATGGGAAAAGGTGCATGCTAAGATTATAAGCATTCAAAGC from Candidatus Nanoarchaeia archaeon harbors:
- a CDS encoding 50S ribosomal protein L35ae, which produces MEAVIINYRSNRHSQTCHHIIAETRGISKRDDAAKLVGKEVSWKSPAGKEIKGKVASAHGNKGALRIIFERGLPGQALGGKIEIKA